CGTTGGGGATCGGAATCCCACGCGTGCTGGACCAGTCCGACCCGCACCGTGGGCCGGCGGGGTTCGTGCACGCGGGACAAGGAGGGGAGGGGGCCGTCCGCCACGATCAACTGCATGAGCAGCAATGTACGGCGCCCGCCCCGTCGGGGGGAGCAGTTGGCTCCTGCTGAGACAATGTCCCGGTGCGTACCAGCGAGTTCTGGCGATTGATGAACGACGAGTTCGGCGACACCTACGCCCGGACCCTTGCGTCCGGGCACCACCTGCACGCGCTGGGCGACCGCACCGTGATGACTGCCCTGGACGACGGCGTCCGCCCCAAGGATGTGTGGTCGGCGCTGTGTGACGACCTGGAGATCCCGCCGGAGCGCCGATTCGGGCGCGACCTTCCCCTTCGTGAAAGAGACGTCTAGATGCAACGCACTGTCACTGCTGACCTGTCCCTGCAGGCCACGGCCCCCGCCCGTCTCGTGCTGGCGGTCGCCGTAGCCCGATGCCCCGGGCTGGAGATCAACGAGCACCTGCAGATCTCGGCGGGCGACCAGACGCTGCAGGCGCAGGAGGTCGCCACGGCTCACCACGGCGTACGTCACGTGGTCGACCTGCCCGCGGGCGACGTCACGATCCACTACGACGCAACGGTCGAGGGCGTCGAGGAGTACGACGACGAGGGGGTCGCCGAGCAGCTGAACCATCTGGTGCCTTCCCGGTACGCCGAGTCCGACGCGCTGTTCGGCACCGCCGCCGAGTTGTTCGACGGACGCAGCGGGTCCGACCTGGTCATCGGGGTGGCCGACTGGGTGCGGGGACGTACGGCGTACATCAGCGGGTCGTCGCGGCCCACCGACGGCGCGATCAACACCTTCCTGCAGCGCACCGGCGTCTGCCGCGACTTCGCTCACCTGACCGTTGCTGCGCTGCGCTCCCGCGATGTGCCGGCCCGCCTGGTGGCGGTATACGCCCCCGGCCTGTCGCCGATGGACTTCCACGCGGTGGCCGAGGCGTACGTCGACGAGCAGTGGTGGTGCCTGGACGCTACCGGTCTGGCGCCCCGGCAATCGCTGTTGCGTATCGCCACCGGACGGGACGCGGCGGACACGTCGTTCATGTCGGTGTACGGCGGGCAAGTCACCCTCGGCGGTATCGAGGTGACCGCGACGATGCAGCCCGCGCTGCCGCTGGACAACCACACCGGGATGGTCCAACTCGGTCGCTGACGGCGCGCGACACGCAGGAGGGGTGTCGGTTCGTACGGATGTCCGAACCGTCGGTTAAGTTGTGGACAGGTGCTCCACCACGGCCCGTTGTCCACACACGCAGGATCTTGTTCGCGTGGTTGTCGGTGGTCGCATCTAGCGTCTGACCTATCGCGTCGTCGACGTCGTACTCCGGGTTGCTGGTCAGCTCGAAGGGGGCGGAGCGTGCCGATGCCGCAGGGTCGCCGGTGGACGCGTCCCGATGAACCAGCCAAGGAGAAGGCCGATGCCCGCGGACCCGCGTGACAACAAATTGAAATCCCTCGACGCCGTCATGGCGCAGATCGAGAAATCGCATGGCAAGGGCGCGGTCATGCGCCTGGGTGACGACATCCGTCCGCCCATCGAAGTCATCCCGACCGGTTCGATCGCCCTGGACGTGGCGCTCGGTATCGGCGGCCTGCCGCGTGGCCGGGTCATCGAGATCTACGGGCCGGAGTCCAGCGGTAAGACCACCGTCGCCCTGCACGCCGTTGCCAGCGCGCAGCGCAACGGCGGGATCGCGGCCTTTATCGACGCTGAGCACGCGCTCGACCCGGAGTACGCCAAGGCGCTCGGGGTGGACACCGACGCGTTGCTGGTCAGCCAGCCCGACACCGGTGAGCAGGCGCTGGAGATCGCCGACATGCTGATTCGCTCCGGATCGCTGGACATCATCGTGATCGACTCGGTCGCCGCGCTGGTGCCCCGCGCTGAGATCGAGGGCGAGATGGGTGACAGCCACGTGGGTCTGCAGGCCCGGTTGATGAGCCAGGCGCTGCGCAAGATCACCGGTGCGCTGAACAACTCCGGCACCACCGCGATCTTCATCAACCAGTTGCGCGAGAAGATCGGTGTGATGTTTGGTTGCTTCTCCTATGGGACGCGGGTCACCCTCGCCGACGGGACGCAGGAGAAGATCGGCAAGATCGTCAATCAGAAGATGGCCGTCGAGGTGCGCACCTACGACCCGGCCACGAACAGCATTGTGAACCGGCCAATTACGAACTGGTTCAACAACGGACCGGCCGAGCGCTTCCTGCAGTTCACCGTCGAGAAGTCCGGCGGCAATGGGAAGGCCCAGTTCGCGGCGACCGAGAATCACCTGATCCGCACGCCCGGTGGGTGGCGTGAAGCGGGCGAGATCATTGCCGGTGACCGAGTCATGGTGGGGGAGACCGCTCGCCTCAGCGATCAGCAATGGCAGACCATCCTCGGTGGCCTGATGGGCGACGGGCACTTGGCACCGAACACCCGGGGCCGCCGCGGCGTCCGCTACCGGATGGGTCACGGCGCTGCACAGGTCGAGTATCTCGACTGGAAGTCCGAACTGCTCGGCAACATCGGCCAGACACGTTCCGAGCGTCCGAACGGCGCGGTGCACGTTGATCTATCACCGCTTCCGGAATTGTCGGAGTTGCGCGAAGTCGTTTACTGGGGCGACGGCAAGAAGCATTTGAGCGAGGAGTACCTCAAAGCGCTGACGCCGCTGGCGCTGGCAGTCTGGTACATGGACGACGGCTCGCTGGCGGTGCGGTCCACGGGTCTGCAGCAGCGGACCGCTGGCGGCAGTGGCCGCGTCGAGTTCTGTGTCGAGGCCCTGAGCGAGGGTTCGCGGGTCCGACTGGCGCAATACCTTCGCGACACCCACGGGGTGGAGTGCCGTGTGACGCTGCGCGGCACGCGCCAGAAGGCGGTACTCACGATGACTCGCGCCGGCACGGACACGTTCCTGCAGATGGTTGCGCCGTACATCCATCCGTCGATGGCCTACAAGTTGCTGCCGTCGCTGCAGGGTCGGTTCGACATCACACCGCAGTTCAGCGACCCGCAGGAAGTGCTGGTCCCGGCCCGGGTCCTCGACGTGCACGTCAAACCGCAGACTCGGTCGATGAACCGGTTCGACATCGAAGTGGCTGGCACCCACAACTACTTCGTCGACGGCGTGATGGTGCACAACAGCCCTGAAACCACTACTGGTGGTAAGGCGCTGAAGTTCTACGCCTCCGTGCGGTTGGACGTGCGCCGGATCGAGACCTTGAAGGATGGCACCGACGCAGTCGGTAACCGCACCCGCGTCAAAGTGGTCAAGAACAAGGTGTCGCCGCCGTTCAAGCAGGCCGAGTTCGACATCCTCTACGGGCAGGGCATCTCCCGCGAGGGCGGCCTGATCGACATGGGTGTCGAGCACGGCTTCGTGCGCAAGTCGGGCGCTTGGTACACCTACGAAGGCGACCAGCTCGGGCAGGGCAAGGAGAACGCGCGCAACTTCCTGCGCGACAACCCCGACCTGGCCGATGAGTTGGAGAAGAAGATCAAGGAGAAGCTCGGCGTCGGACCGCGCATGGACGCTCCCGCTGAGGAAGACATCCCGGTCGAGTTCTGATGGGCGACCCCGGATCTGCGGGGCGCAGGTCCCGGTCGGCGACACCCGAGCGTGCTGCCGACCGGGAGCCCGACCCGTACGACGTGGCCAGGACCATCGTGTTGCGTCAGTTGACGATGGCGCCCCGCAGCCGCAAGCAGCTCGAGGACAAGCTGCGCGCCAAGGGTTGCGCGGACGAGGTTGCCGAGACGGTGTTGGACCGGATGAGCGAGGTGGGTCTCATCGACGACCAGGCCTTCGCCGGGATGGTCGTCCGTTCCCAGCAGGCGACCCGGGGCCTCGGCCGACGGGGCATCGCCCAGGAGTTGCGCCGCAAGGGCGTCGACGATGAGCTGATCCGGGAGCAGTTGGACGGCATCGACGACGAGGCCGAGCGTGACCGGGCGATGGAACTCGCTCGCAAGAAGATGCGCACCCTGCAGGGTCTAGAGTACGTCGTTCAACAGCGCCGACTGGCGGGCATGCTTGCCCGCAAAGGCTATTCACCGTCGCTGGTGATGTCGGTGGTCCGCGAGGTGTTGCAGGAGGATCAGGTGCAGACCGATGACTGAGATCCGGATCGAGTACTGCACCCAGTGCAACTGGTTGTTACGCGCCACCTGGTTGGCCGGTGAAGTGTTGTCCAGCTTCGGCACCGATCTGACCTCGGTAACGCTGGTTCCGGGCGTCGGCGGAGTCTTCATCGTCACCGTCGATGACCAGGTGATCTGGGATCGTCGCGCGGACGGCGGCTTCCCGGACGCGGCCGAACTCAAACGGCGGGTCCGCGATGTTGCCTGGCCGGAGCGATCGCTCGGTCATGCCGACCGGCACCGGCCCGATGCGACGCCTGCAGAGTCGTCAACGGACGACACGTAGCGCACCGGGGAGGATCTCGACGGTGACCGGCAGTTCCGCGATGAACTCGCCATCGCCGTACGCGCTGACGCCGTTGCTGTCGATCCGCACCCGTCGGCCGCGCAGGACGGTGACCTCCGGCTGGCTGACGTGGGTGCCCCGATAGACGGTTGGCAGCAGGCGCAAAAACCTCGCTCGGTTGGGTGCGCCCAGGAGAACCACATCCAGCCAGCCGTCGTCGGGGACGGCGTCGGGTGCGATGTGCATCCCGTTGCCGTAGAAGCCACCGTTGGCGACGATGGCCGACACCCCGGCGTACTCGTGCACGACCCCGTCGACCTCGACCCGGTAGTCGCGTGGCGGGAAGGTCAGGATCGATGTGACGGCGGCCAGCGGATAGTGGACCGCGGCGGGCACGCGGCGGTACCCGTTCACCACCTGCGAGACCTGGGAGTCGATTCCGGCGTAGACGCTCGTCGCCGCGAAGTACTCCCCGGCGCCCGCCTGCACTCCTAAGGCGTCGACCGGCCGGACCGCACCGGTCGAGGCCAGGTGGATCGCTGCCTGCAGCGGGGTGGGTATCGCCAGTTCCCGGGCGAAGTCGTTGCCCCGGCCCGCGGGGAGGAGGGCAAAGTCGACCGAATGCCTGATCAGTGGCCCGACCATGGTGTGCAGGAAGCCGTCGCCGCCGACCAGGACGGCCCGCTCCTGGCGAGCGGCGGTGTCGGCGATGAGATCCTCGGCAGCAGCCACCGCACGACAGCGTGACACGCGTACGACGTGTCCGTCGGAGCGCAGCGTCGTTGCCACCCGCTGGACGAGGGCATCGTCGACACCTCGCGCCGCCGGGTTGCAGATGACGTGCAACCGGAGCATCGCCTGATCGTAGGGCCACGCGCGCGGCGAGGCCTCTGGTTCCGCGCGGCTACCATTGACGGGTTATGTCGACATCGCAGGACACCCGCCGTACCTATGACGTGCGCACGCACGGCTGCCAGATGAACGTCCACGATTCCGAGCGGATCGCCGGGTTGTTGGAGACCGCGGGATACGTAGACATCGCCGCCCTCCCCGCGCACGCCCGGCCGGAGACCGCCGACGTCGTGGTCTTCAACACCTGCGCGGTCCGGGAGAACGCCGCCGGCAAGCTGTACGGCCAACTGGGGCATCTGCGTCCGGCCAAGGACGCCAACCCTGATCTGCAGATCGCCGTCGGCGGCTGTCTGGCGCAGAAGGACCGCGCCACGATCGTGGATCGGGCCCCATGGGTGGACGTGGTGTTCGGCACCCACAACGTCGGCGCGCTACCGGTGTTGTTGGAGCGGGCGCGGCACAACCGTGAGGCCCAGGTCGAGATCCTGGAGTCGCTGGAGACGTTCCCCTCGACGCTGCCGACCCGCCGGGACTCGGCGTACAGCGGCTGGGTGTCCATCTCGGTGGGATGCAACAACACCTGCACCTTCTGCATCGTTCCCGCGTTGCGTGGCAAGGAACGCGACCGCCGGCCGGGCGAGATCCTGGCCGAGATCAAGGCCCTCGTGGACCAGGGCGTCGTCGAGGTGACGCTGCTCGGCCAGAACGTGAACACCTACGGGGTGGAGTTCGGCGACCGTCATGCGTTCGGCAAGTTGCTGCGGGCCTGCGGTCAGATCGAGGGTTTGGAGCGGGTGCGATTCACCTCCCCGCACCCAGCGGCGTTCACCCAGGACGTCATCGACGCCATGGCGCAGACCCCGAACGTCATGCCCTCCCTGCACATGCCGTTGCAGTCCGGCTCCGATCGAGTACTCAAGGCGATGCGGCGCTCCTACCGCTCGGAGAAGTTCCTGCGGATCCTGGACGACGTGCGCGCCTCGATCCCCGATGCGGCGATCACCACAGACATCATCGTGGGCTTCCCGGGTGAGACCGACGCAGACTTCGAGGACACGTTGCGCGTGGTCGAGGCCGCCCGGTTCTCCTCGGCGTTCACTTTCCAGTACTCGCCACGGCCGGGCACCCCGGCTGCCACCCTCGAGGGGCAGTTGGCCAAGGAAGTTGTCCAGGAGCGGTTCGATCGGCTACTGGCGCTGCAGGAAGCCGTGTCCTGGGCCGAGAACAAGGCTCTCCTCGGTCGGGAGATCGAGGTCCTGGTGGCCGCCGGCGGCCGCAAGGACGAGGCCACTCACCGGATGTCGGGCCGAGCGCGCGACAACCGATTGGTGCA
The window above is part of the Branchiibius hedensis genome. Proteins encoded here:
- a CDS encoding DUF3046 domain-containing protein; protein product: MRTSEFWRLMNDEFGDTYARTLASGHHLHALGDRTVMTALDDGVRPKDVWSALCDDLEIPPERRFGRDLPLRERDV
- a CDS encoding transglutaminase-like domain-containing protein, translated to MQRTVTADLSLQATAPARLVLAVAVARCPGLEINEHLQISAGDQTLQAQEVATAHHGVRHVVDLPAGDVTIHYDATVEGVEEYDDEGVAEQLNHLVPSRYAESDALFGTAAELFDGRSGSDLVIGVADWVRGRTAYISGSSRPTDGAINTFLQRTGVCRDFAHLTVAALRSRDVPARLVAVYAPGLSPMDFHAVAEAYVDEQWWCLDATGLAPRQSLLRIATGRDAADTSFMSVYGGQVTLGGIEVTATMQPALPLDNHTGMVQLGR
- a CDS encoding regulatory protein RecX translates to MGDPGSAGRRSRSATPERAADREPDPYDVARTIVLRQLTMAPRSRKQLEDKLRAKGCADEVAETVLDRMSEVGLIDDQAFAGMVVRSQQATRGLGRRGIAQELRRKGVDDELIREQLDGIDDEAERDRAMELARKKMRTLQGLEYVVQQRRLAGMLARKGYSPSLVMSVVREVLQEDQVQTDD
- a CDS encoding SelT/SelW/SelH family protein, producing MTEIRIEYCTQCNWLLRATWLAGEVLSSFGTDLTSVTLVPGVGGVFIVTVDDQVIWDRRADGGFPDAAELKRRVRDVAWPERSLGHADRHRPDATPAESSTDDT
- a CDS encoding diacylglycerol/lipid kinase family protein, yielding MLRLHVICNPAARGVDDALVQRVATTLRSDGHVVRVSRCRAVAAAEDLIADTAARQERAVLVGGDGFLHTMVGPLIRHSVDFALLPAGRGNDFARELAIPTPLQAAIHLASTGAVRPVDALGVQAGAGEYFAATSVYAGIDSQVSQVVNGYRRVPAAVHYPLAAVTSILTFPPRDYRVEVDGVVHEYAGVSAIVANGGFYGNGMHIAPDAVPDDGWLDVVLLGAPNRARFLRLLPTVYRGTHVSQPEVTVLRGRRVRIDSNGVSAYGDGEFIAELPVTVEILPGALRVVR
- the miaB gene encoding tRNA (N6-isopentenyl adenosine(37)-C2)-methylthiotransferase MiaB, which translates into the protein MSTSQDTRRTYDVRTHGCQMNVHDSERIAGLLETAGYVDIAALPAHARPETADVVVFNTCAVRENAAGKLYGQLGHLRPAKDANPDLQIAVGGCLAQKDRATIVDRAPWVDVVFGTHNVGALPVLLERARHNREAQVEILESLETFPSTLPTRRDSAYSGWVSISVGCNNTCTFCIVPALRGKERDRRPGEILAEIKALVDQGVVEVTLLGQNVNTYGVEFGDRHAFGKLLRACGQIEGLERVRFTSPHPAAFTQDVIDAMAQTPNVMPSLHMPLQSGSDRVLKAMRRSYRSEKFLRILDDVRASIPDAAITTDIIVGFPGETDADFEDTLRVVEAARFSSAFTFQYSPRPGTPAATLEGQLAKEVVQERFDRLLALQEAVSWAENKALLGREIEVLVAAGGRKDEATHRMSGRARDNRLVHFTVPEDQERPRPGDLVSVAVTYAAPHHLVADSGAAGGRFEVRRTRGGDAWAALQQNTDGGVRKPAVSLGLPTVGRPEEPVAPACSAC